Proteins from a single region of Hordeum vulgare subsp. vulgare chromosome 6H, MorexV3_pseudomolecules_assembly, whole genome shotgun sequence:
- the LOC123402768 gene encoding uncharacterized protein LOC123402768, whose amino-acid sequence MAINILNLTTSSSGCEINWSTFEMVDAKRRNKLDVARRDNLVYIQFNGRMINKRKKLSSSSDVLLGEDASRAQDWTCEDAYINEVIDPTTGMPCNIIDEEMGEREHVPLRTSARVRELHEVEEFVEDDDNESDHELEDDGIDYESDDDGVMATKDDDDEEDPSQP is encoded by the exons ATGGCCATAAACATACTCAACTTGACCACAAGTTCATCTGGATGTGAAATAAATTGGAGCACATTTGAAATG GTGGATGCAAAGAGGAGAAATAAACTAGATGTGGCTCGTAGGGACAATCTAGTTTATATCCAATTCAATGGAAGGATGATTAATAAAAGAAAGAAGTTATCCTCTTCTAGTGATGTTCTTCTTGGTGAAGATGCATCACGAGCACAAGATTGGACATGTGAAGATGCATATATCAATGAGGTAATTGATCCCACTACGGGCATGCCATGCAACATCATTGATGAAGAAATGGGGGAAAGAGAACATGTGCCGCTTCGTACGAGTGCAAGAGTTAGAGAACTCCATGAAGTTGAAGAATTCGttgaggatgatgataatgaatCTGATCATGAGTTAGAGGATGATGGGATTGAttatgagtctgatgatgatggcGTTATGGCAACcaaggacgatgatgatgaggaggatccCTCGCAACCTTGA